A section of the Pedobacter sp. HDW13 genome encodes:
- a CDS encoding SusC/RagA family TonB-linked outer membrane protein, with amino-acid sequence MSVGYQNQSGILRTDQLEKRSAAFVLNPRFFDNHLKVDINLKGSMQKTRFANSSAIGGAVSFDPTQATYTNRADYNGYWEWLDPTTPTGLVNLVGRNPVGLLEQREDRAKPLRSIGNIQLDYQFHFLPELHANFNAGYDVASGKGTVYVDPNAAESILSNGVNNQYKTNRRNTVVDFYLNYIKEFKSIKSRIDVTAGYSYNDYLTTQYFYPSFDANGNKVPNSDPAFAFNKPQYRLISYFGRLNYNYDERFLLTATVRRDGSSRFGPAYKYGLFPSVALAWTVKNESFLKDIKAISAMKLRASYGITGQQDGIDNYGYLSTYGLSSLNAQYQFGNTFYQMYRPSAYIANIKWEETATANIGLDFGLFDNRITGSLDVYQKKTSDLLNRIPQPAGTNFAATAVVNVGDMKNEGVELTLNFNPVKAKDFDWNFSFNATYNKNTITNLTVVPNDPNYAGFPSGTIAGGVGGQNAFINAVGGPKNTFNLFEQVYDQAGNPIEGVYVDQNGDGIISPSDFKKGKQADPKVFLGFSNNLSYKKWNLSFTLRANLGNYVYNNNFSQSGNLTQILGTAIILNGSPNYLTTNFKGQQLLSDYYVQNAAFLRMDNVNLGYSFGQLFKSKASLQLTGSVQNVFVVTKYKGLDPEVASGVDNNIYPRPRVFSLGLNLNY; translated from the coding sequence TTGTCTGTCGGTTATCAGAACCAAAGCGGCATATTAAGAACCGATCAGCTGGAAAAAAGATCGGCAGCATTTGTACTCAATCCGCGCTTTTTTGATAACCATTTAAAAGTTGATATCAATCTGAAAGGAAGCATGCAGAAAACCCGTTTTGCCAATTCATCCGCTATTGGTGGTGCTGTAAGTTTCGACCCTACGCAGGCTACTTATACCAACCGTGCAGATTACAACGGCTATTGGGAATGGCTCGACCCGACAACACCAACTGGTTTGGTTAATTTGGTAGGGCGTAACCCTGTGGGATTACTCGAGCAACGCGAAGACCGTGCTAAACCTTTGCGCAGTATCGGCAATATTCAGCTGGATTATCAATTTCACTTTTTGCCCGAATTGCATGCCAATTTTAATGCTGGTTACGATGTAGCTTCGGGTAAAGGAACTGTTTATGTAGATCCGAATGCTGCAGAATCTATTTTAAGTAACGGGGTGAATAATCAATACAAAACAAATAGGAGAAACACTGTTGTTGATTTTTACCTCAACTACATCAAAGAATTTAAATCGATAAAAAGCAGGATAGACGTTACTGCCGGTTATTCTTATAACGATTATTTAACCACGCAATATTTTTACCCAAGTTTCGATGCCAATGGCAATAAAGTGCCCAATTCGGATCCTGCCTTTGCGTTTAATAAGCCTCAGTACCGCTTAATCTCTTATTTCGGGAGGTTAAATTACAATTACGATGAACGTTTTCTGTTGACCGCAACGGTACGCCGAGATGGCTCATCGCGTTTTGGCCCAGCCTATAAGTATGGTCTTTTTCCTTCCGTAGCATTGGCGTGGACCGTTAAAAACGAATCGTTTTTAAAAGATATTAAAGCCATTTCGGCAATGAAACTACGCGCCAGTTATGGTATTACCGGTCAACAGGATGGTATTGATAACTATGGCTATTTGTCTACTTACGGTTTGAGCTCGCTAAATGCCCAATATCAGTTTGGCAATACTTTTTATCAGATGTACCGCCCAAGTGCCTACATTGCCAATATTAAATGGGAAGAAACTGCAACCGCGAATATTGGTTTAGATTTTGGCCTTTTCGATAACCGGATTACTGGTAGTCTGGACGTTTACCAGAAAAAAACCAGCGATTTACTAAACAGAATTCCACAACCCGCAGGAACCAATTTTGCTGCCACAGCAGTTGTGAATGTAGGCGATATGAAAAATGAAGGGGTAGAGCTTACCTTGAATTTTAATCCCGTTAAAGCAAAAGATTTCGATTGGAATTTCAGCTTCAATGCTACCTATAATAAAAACACCATCACCAATTTAACGGTGGTGCCAAACGATCCGAATTACGCAGGCTTCCCGAGCGGTACCATTGCAGGTGGTGTAGGTGGACAAAATGCCTTCATTAATGCCGTTGGCGGACCAAAAAATACCTTTAACCTTTTCGAGCAAGTGTACGATCAGGCGGGCAACCCAATTGAAGGGGTGTATGTTGATCAGAATGGCGATGGTATTATCAGTCCGAGCGATTTTAAGAAGGGCAAACAAGCCGATCCGAAAGTATTTTTAGGCTTTAGCAATAATCTTAGCTATAAAAAATGGAACTTATCATTCACCTTAAGGGCTAACCTGGGCAATTACGTGTACAACAATAATTTTAGCCAGAGTGGCAACCTGACGCAGATTTTAGGTACAGCCATTATCTTAAACGGATCGCCGAACTACCTGACAACCAATTTTAAAGGGCAACAGTTGTTGAGCGATTATTATGTGCAAAATGCCGCGTTCCTGCGGATGGATAACGTAAACCTGGGTTATTCGTTTGGTCAGCTGTTTAAAAGCAAAGCCAGCCTGCAGCTTACTGGCAGTGTGCAGAATGTTTTTGTAGTAACCAAATACAAAGGACTTGATCCTGAAGTAGCTTCTGGTGTAGATAACAACATCTATCCAAGACCCCGCGTATTCTCTTTAGGTTTAAACCTTAATTACTAA
- a CDS encoding TonB-dependent receptor plug domain-containing protein yields MHNFTSFFRSNKRILMLLLLIFTNGYLFAQQATITGVVKSAPDNLGMPGVSIRLKGTAIATSTDAQGNFSIKIPAKAGILEFTSVGYQTREIQVTKTTNFTVTLTEDAATLNDVVVVGYGTTRKQDLTGSVAVVGVKDFQKGSITTPEQMLSGKVSGVAITSNSGQPGSGSTIRIRGGSSLNASNDPLFVIDGVPLENGGVSGASNPLSFINPNDIETFTVLKDASAAAIYGARAANGVIIITTKKGLGDGLKVSFNSVNSISKIVKQLDVLSADQIRSIVNANGTAAQKAQLGGFNTNWQDLIYQDGISTDNNISISGGLKNCLIACLSVIRTKAAY; encoded by the coding sequence ATGCACAATTTTACATCTTTCTTCAGGAGTAACAAGCGAATCTTAATGCTTTTACTGTTGATTTTTACAAACGGATATCTTTTTGCACAGCAGGCTACCATTACCGGTGTTGTAAAATCGGCACCCGATAATTTAGGCATGCCTGGCGTAAGTATCCGTTTAAAAGGTACAGCAATTGCCACATCAACCGATGCACAGGGTAATTTCAGTATTAAGATTCCGGCAAAGGCAGGTATACTGGAGTTTACTTCTGTAGGCTACCAAACCAGAGAAATCCAGGTTACTAAAACCACTAATTTTACCGTTACCTTAACCGAAGATGCGGCAACATTAAACGATGTGGTGGTAGTAGGTTACGGAACCACCCGAAAGCAAGACCTTACAGGCTCTGTAGCAGTTGTAGGGGTAAAGGATTTCCAGAAAGGAAGTATTACCACACCCGAGCAAATGTTATCGGGTAAAGTTTCGGGTGTAGCCATTACTTCTAACAGTGGCCAACCGGGCAGTGGAAGCACTATTCGTATTCGTGGAGGTTCTTCGCTCAACGCCAGTAACGATCCTTTATTCGTAATTGATGGTGTTCCGTTAGAAAATGGCGGCGTTTCAGGTGCGTCCAATCCGCTTAGCTTTATTAATCCGAACGATATTGAAACATTTACAGTTTTGAAAGATGCTTCAGCAGCTGCTATTTATGGTGCCAGGGCCGCAAATGGTGTTATTATCATCACTACAAAAAAGGGATTGGGTGATGGTTTAAAGGTAAGTTTCAATTCGGTTAATTCTATTTCGAAAATTGTTAAGCAGCTCGATGTGCTGAGTGCAGATCAGATCAGATCGATTGTGAATGCTAATGGCACTGCGGCACAGAAAGCTCAATTGGGTGGTTTTAATACCAACTGGCAGGACCTGATCTATCAGGATGGGATTTCTACCGATAACAACATCAGCATTAGCGGGGGATTAAAAAATTGCCTTATCGCTTGTCTGTCGGTTATCAGAACCAAAGCGGCATATTAA
- a CDS encoding hybrid sensor histidine kinase/response regulator transcription factor — protein sequence MTALIKTIFFFILILSLGNVQAQNLKFKHVSVEDGLSNSTIECIFQDHRGFIWFGTRDGLNKYDGGQITYYKHSNDTNSLSDNFIRCIFEDKNHTLWVGTSDGLNRFNAEQNNFTTYRTNEKNVLTNNFITSVKETSKGILVSTYGSGLNLLNVAKNSFSRYPFKSTAKASRKDYINDLYSDTNGNIWMATDAGIHVLNLKSGISSPIDGLENKVFRAIKKAADSSFWLATEESGLIHYNPQNNLIKTYQHQETSKNSLGSDLVRAIAFDRQNNIWIGGINGGLDHLDPKTETFTHYQNEPGNAFSLSQRTVSALFIDRQENLWIGTHRGGVNLYSPQADKFKLVRQEHNKNSLSYNDVKAFHEDRAGNIYIGTDGGGLDIYNKANKTFSHYRYNPFNASTIGADAVLDITESQNGTILIGTWAGGLNLMRGDGTFTRFNHNPANSASISSDYVQKSFEDSNKNIWIGTYYGGLNLFDLQTRQFKRIEKGRNGTQLIGNNVVSINEDHYKNLWIGTDDGGLNCYNLNTQVFTHYFMGSGKRPDLRVIFIDSKGNLWIGQAGLYRFNRSQNKFELYTTKAGLSTEFIKGITEDAKGNFWISTAKGLTQFNPQNHSYKKYNTGDGLQGLEFEANAYLKTKSGEMFFGGTNGFNSFLPDDIKTNKFIPPVYLTEFRIFNQQILPNIPGSVLENEISYTKEIHLDYDQATISFRFASLNYVANENNNYAYKLEGEDENWINVGNAKQAFYTNLDPGTYTFNVRASNNDNVWNNTGTAVKIVISPPFWATWWFRLLVIATTLYLTYAALSFKRRLEIRKIEEEKREEMHQTQLQFFTNISHEFRTPLSLILGPIERLLKEDTQESFQNYYQTIHRNANRLLRLINELMDFRKTASGALKLNVINGNLSLFIDELAEEFSEMAAEKAIRFTVEKESLPANIWFDRQVIEKIILNLINNSLKYTKSGGTLKLQIFTGEAALKPTFENQLVVKSEYQASAYIYMRVIDSGIGISKSSIQHLFERYYRITETHLGSGVGLAFVKSLTLLHKGLIQVSSERNEGTEIIIGIPYNQEDYSPAEQFSQHTEAGGTRLESISYRSETEMPIQNTVSPAAGTETRILIVDDNDELRTFLKDTLSPVYQISEAIDGHTGLEQARKELPDLIISDVMMPGMNGTEFCRLIKDDIETSHIPFLMLTAKNSLEAEIEGATSGADMYFTKPININLLQLTIKNIFEQRQKLKDHYLKHKDTEPKTLAHSEKDKAFLTKLLAIIDAEMINPEMDIDYLCKEIGMSRTKLYQKIKSITGQSIGEFVRSARLRKAIEIMKTEDVLMTEVMYRIGIQTQSYFTKAFKKEFGVTPTGYLQNLKS from the coding sequence ATGACTGCACTAATTAAAACCATTTTCTTCTTTATTTTGATTTTATCACTGGGAAACGTGCAGGCCCAGAATTTAAAATTTAAACATGTAAGTGTAGAAGATGGCTTATCGAATAGCACCATCGAATGCATTTTTCAGGATCACCGGGGCTTTATCTGGTTTGGTACACGCGATGGGCTAAACAAATATGATGGCGGCCAGATTACTTACTACAAACACAGTAATGACACCAACAGCCTTAGCGATAATTTCATCAGATGTATATTTGAAGATAAAAACCATACCCTCTGGGTGGGAACCTCCGATGGCTTAAATAGGTTTAATGCCGAGCAAAATAATTTTACCACTTACCGCACTAACGAAAAAAATGTTTTAACCAACAACTTCATTACCTCGGTTAAAGAAACCAGTAAAGGAATTTTAGTGAGTACTTATGGCAGCGGCCTTAACCTACTCAATGTAGCAAAGAACAGTTTTAGCAGATATCCATTTAAATCGACCGCTAAAGCGAGTCGAAAAGATTATATTAACGACCTTTATAGCGACACCAATGGAAATATCTGGATGGCAACCGATGCCGGCATCCATGTTTTAAACCTTAAATCAGGTATATCGAGCCCAATAGACGGTTTAGAAAACAAAGTATTCAGGGCCATAAAAAAAGCAGCTGATAGTTCTTTTTGGCTGGCAACAGAAGAAAGCGGGTTGATCCATTACAACCCTCAAAATAATTTAATAAAAACTTACCAGCACCAGGAAACCAGCAAAAACAGTTTAGGGAGTGATCTGGTTAGGGCAATTGCTTTCGACAGGCAAAACAACATCTGGATTGGCGGCATTAATGGTGGTTTAGATCATCTGGACCCAAAAACAGAAACTTTTACCCATTACCAAAACGAACCTGGCAACGCCTTCAGCTTATCGCAACGCACAGTTTCGGCCCTCTTTATCGATCGGCAGGAAAATTTGTGGATTGGTACCCACCGCGGAGGTGTAAACCTGTATAGTCCGCAGGCTGACAAGTTTAAACTGGTACGCCAGGAACACAATAAAAACAGTTTAAGCTACAATGATGTAAAGGCTTTTCACGAAGACAGGGCCGGCAATATTTACATTGGTACTGATGGTGGCGGGCTCGACATCTACAATAAAGCAAACAAAACTTTTTCCCATTATCGCTATAATCCATTTAATGCCAGCACTATTGGAGCCGACGCTGTGCTCGATATCACCGAAAGCCAGAATGGTACTATATTAATTGGCACCTGGGCAGGTGGACTGAACCTGATGCGTGGCGATGGCACTTTTACGCGTTTTAACCATAATCCAGCCAATTCGGCTTCTATCTCGTCAGATTATGTGCAGAAATCGTTTGAAGACAGCAATAAAAACATCTGGATAGGCACTTATTATGGTGGACTTAACCTTTTCGACCTGCAAACCAGACAATTTAAGCGAATAGAAAAAGGCCGGAATGGTACCCAGCTTATCGGAAACAATGTGGTTTCGATTAATGAAGACCACTACAAAAACCTGTGGATTGGTACCGATGATGGCGGATTAAACTGCTACAACTTAAACACACAGGTATTTACACATTATTTTATGGGCAGTGGTAAAAGGCCCGATTTACGTGTAATCTTTATCGATAGCAAAGGAAATTTGTGGATTGGACAAGCGGGTTTATACCGCTTTAATCGCAGCCAGAATAAATTCGAACTATATACCACTAAAGCAGGCCTCTCTACCGAATTTATTAAAGGAATAACAGAGGATGCCAAGGGCAATTTTTGGATTTCGACAGCAAAAGGGCTTACCCAATTTAACCCGCAAAACCATAGTTATAAAAAATACAATACCGGCGACGGCTTGCAGGGCCTCGAATTTGAAGCCAATGCTTATTTAAAAACCAAAAGCGGCGAAATGTTTTTTGGAGGCACCAATGGCTTTAATTCGTTTTTACCTGACGACATTAAAACCAATAAATTTATTCCGCCTGTTTACCTCACCGAATTCCGGATTTTTAACCAGCAGATTTTACCCAATATACCAGGATCGGTACTCGAAAACGAAATCAGCTATACCAAAGAAATCCATCTCGACTACGATCAGGCTACCATATCTTTCCGCTTTGCAAGCCTAAATTATGTAGCCAACGAGAATAATAATTACGCCTATAAACTTGAAGGCGAAGACGAAAACTGGATCAATGTAGGCAATGCAAAACAAGCATTTTATACTAACCTCGATCCCGGAACCTATACTTTCAATGTACGGGCATCCAATAACGACAATGTATGGAACAATACAGGTACTGCGGTAAAAATTGTAATATCGCCACCTTTTTGGGCCACTTGGTGGTTTAGGTTACTGGTTATAGCCACTACCCTGTATCTCACTTATGCTGCATTAAGCTTTAAACGAAGGCTCGAGATCAGAAAAATCGAAGAAGAAAAAAGGGAGGAAATGCATCAAACCCAGCTCCAGTTCTTTACTAATATTTCGCATGAATTCCGCACCCCACTTTCGTTAATACTCGGGCCAATAGAGCGTTTACTGAAAGAAGATACACAGGAAAGTTTCCAAAATTATTACCAAACCATACACCGCAACGCTAACCGCTTGTTAAGGTTGATAAACGAGTTGATGGATTTTAGAAAAACAGCTTCAGGAGCTTTAAAACTAAATGTAATTAACGGTAATCTGAGTTTGTTTATCGATGAGCTTGCTGAAGAATTTTCAGAAATGGCAGCCGAAAAAGCAATCCGTTTTACGGTAGAAAAGGAAAGCCTGCCAGCCAATATCTGGTTCGACAGGCAGGTAATCGAGAAAATTATTCTCAACCTGATCAACAATTCGCTTAAATATACCAAATCTGGCGGTACGCTCAAGCTTCAGATTTTTACAGGTGAAGCAGCTTTAAAACCGACTTTTGAAAACCAACTGGTTGTAAAAAGCGAGTACCAAGCCAGTGCGTATATCTATATGCGTGTAATAGATAGCGGTATTGGCATTTCGAAAAGCTCTATCCAGCATTTGTTTGAGCGTTATTACCGCATTACTGAAACACATTTAGGCTCGGGTGTTGGCCTTGCCTTTGTAAAGAGCTTAACCCTCTTGCATAAAGGATTAATACAGGTATCGAGCGAGCGCAATGAGGGAACAGAAATTATAATTGGCATTCCATACAACCAGGAAGATTACAGTCCGGCAGAACAGTTTAGTCAGCATACAGAAGCGGGTGGTACCCGTTTAGAAAGCATCAGCTACCGCTCGGAAACAGAAATGCCTATACAAAACACAGTCAGCCCAGCAGCCGGTACCGAAACCCGCATTCTAATTGTAGATGATAACGACGAGCTGAGAACATTTTTAAAAGATACTTTAAGTCCGGTTTATCAGATTAGTGAAGCCATTGATGGCCATACAGGACTGGAGCAAGCCCGGAAAGAGCTGCCCGACTTAATCATCAGCGATGTGATGATGCCCGGAATGAACGGAACAGAATTTTGCCGTTTAATTAAGGATGATATTGAAACCAGCCATATCCCTTTTTTAATGCTTACCGCCAAAAATAGTTTAGAAGCCGAAATTGAAGGTGCAACATCAGGCGCAGACATGTATTTTACCAAACCCATCAATATTAATCTGCTTCAGTTAACTATCAAAAATATTTTTGAGCAGCGACAAAAACTGAAAGACCATTATTTAAAACATAAAGATACCGAACCCAAAACACTGGCCCATTCGGAAAAAGACAAGGCCTTTTTAACCAAATTACTGGCCATTATCGATGCTGAAATGATTAATCCTGAAATGGATATAGATTATTTGTGTAAGGAAATTGGCATGAGCAGAACCAAACTTTATCAAAAAATTAAATCAATTACCGGGCAATCCATCGGAGAGTTTGTAAGATCGGCAAGGCTTAGAAAAGCCATCGAAATTATGAAGACTGAAGATGTACTGATGACTGAAGTAATGTACCGTATAGGGATACAAACCCAATCGTACTTTACAAAGGCATTTAAAAAAGAGTTTGGGGTTACCCCAACGGGGTATTTGCAGAATTTAAAATCGTAG
- a CDS encoding SMP-30/gluconolactonase/LRE family protein — protein MKKYFFALAFSVISVAAVAQSAKQQIFVQDSLKLVSSQFKFTEGASVDKQGNVFFTDQPNDKIWKYGTDGKLSMYMDKSGRTNGTYFDKRGNLIVCADEHNEIWKIDKNKKVTVLFSDFEGKKVNGPNDIWLDARGGIYFTDPYYQRDYWTRKSPEIEPQRVYYLPKGKKTAIVVADNVLKPNGIVGTPDGKFLYVADMKANKTYRYNIEPDASLTGQTLILNQHSDGMTLDTEGNIYVTGKGVNIYKPNGEQIGHINIPEEWCGNICFGGKQRNILFITASKSIYTIHVNARGVE, from the coding sequence ATGAAAAAATATTTTTTCGCTCTGGCATTTTCTGTCATTAGTGTAGCAGCAGTTGCGCAAAGTGCAAAGCAGCAGATTTTTGTTCAGGACAGCCTAAAGCTTGTTTCTTCGCAGTTTAAATTTACCGAAGGTGCTTCGGTAGATAAGCAAGGCAATGTTTTTTTTACCGATCAACCGAATGATAAAATCTGGAAATATGGTACGGATGGCAAACTGAGCATGTACATGGACAAATCGGGTAGGACCAACGGAACTTATTTTGATAAGAGGGGTAACCTGATTGTTTGCGCCGATGAGCACAACGAAATCTGGAAGATAGATAAAAATAAAAAGGTTACGGTGCTTTTTAGCGATTTTGAGGGTAAGAAGGTAAATGGCCCCAATGATATTTGGTTGGATGCCAGAGGCGGCATTTACTTTACCGATCCTTATTACCAGCGTGATTACTGGACACGGAAATCGCCTGAAATTGAACCTCAAAGGGTTTATTATCTACCAAAAGGCAAGAAAACAGCCATTGTTGTTGCCGATAATGTATTAAAACCGAATGGAATTGTGGGTACACCAGATGGCAAGTTTTTGTACGTGGCCGATATGAAAGCCAATAAAACTTACCGTTACAATATTGAACCCGATGCATCATTAACCGGTCAAACGTTAATTTTAAACCAACATTCTGACGGCATGACGCTCGATACCGAAGGCAATATTTATGTAACCGGTAAAGGCGTAAATATTTACAAGCCAAATGGCGAACAAATTGGCCATATTAATATACCTGAGGAGTGGTGCGGCAACATTTGTTTTGGTGGAAAGCAAAGAAACATACTTTTTATAACGGCTTCGAAATCGATTTATACCATACATGTAAATGCTAGAGGAGTAGAGTAG
- a CDS encoding ABC transporter ATP-binding protein, translating to MNYNLNQLSEKREKQSTFKSLNSLLKLISAERRNLWLALVIILINSGLLLLGPLLVGHTVDTYIRTKQFHGVLVFGGILLAMYMVAMVTGYTQTKLMGGVGQRMLYTLRNAIFNKLQEFPVSFFNQNKAGDLISRVNNDTDKVNQFFSQSLMQFISSIATMIGAGIFLLSINIELGAATLSPAVGIVLFTVVLSPWVKRRNAKNLKSVGGMSAEIQESLNNFKVIIAFNRRDYFRKRFDEANKENYKTAIGAGLANNIFVPVYGLLSSTAQLITLLFGIYLISTGSFTLGLLVSYIAYTTNFYNPLRQLAALWTSFQVAMASWDRISQILMLESDLKQIEDKGTVNGDALLEFRNVHFSYDESKEILHNINLKFEKGKTYALIGPTGGGKTTTASLISRLYDSTKGTVLLNGKDIRSFSAAERTQKIGFILQEPFLFTGTVKENILYGNSQYQNVSDGELEKIIEGANLNALLAIFDEGLNTPINSLSDSISLGQKQLIAFMRAVLRNPELLILDEATANIDTITEQLLSDILNKLSKETTLVIIAHRLNTIENADEIYFVNEGEVQKAGTLNDALNMLLKGKRVS from the coding sequence ATGAACTACAATCTTAATCAGCTTAGCGAAAAGCGCGAGAAGCAATCGACCTTTAAATCGCTTAATAGCCTGCTTAAACTGATCTCGGCAGAGCGTAGAAACCTTTGGCTGGCGCTTGTTATTATTTTAATTAACTCGGGTTTGCTGCTGCTGGGACCATTGCTGGTAGGCCATACGGTTGATACTTACATCCGCACCAAACAATTTCATGGCGTACTCGTTTTTGGAGGCATTTTGCTGGCCATGTATATGGTTGCAATGGTTACAGGCTACACCCAAACAAAATTGATGGGCGGTGTAGGCCAGCGGATGTTGTACACTTTACGTAATGCTATTTTTAATAAATTACAGGAATTTCCGGTTTCATTTTTTAACCAAAACAAGGCAGGCGATCTCATTTCGAGGGTAAATAACGATACCGATAAAGTAAATCAGTTTTTTTCGCAGTCGCTGATGCAGTTTATCAGCAGTATTGCAACGATGATTGGTGCGGGTATTTTTCTGCTGTCCATCAACATCGAATTGGGTGCAGCAACACTTTCGCCCGCAGTAGGGATTGTTCTTTTTACGGTGGTGTTATCACCCTGGGTAAAAAGACGGAATGCCAAAAATTTAAAAAGTGTAGGCGGTATGAGTGCCGAAATTCAGGAAAGCCTGAACAATTTTAAGGTAATTATTGCTTTTAACCGGCGCGATTATTTCAGAAAACGTTTTGATGAGGCCAATAAAGAAAACTATAAAACTGCTATTGGAGCAGGTTTAGCCAATAATATTTTTGTACCTGTTTATGGTTTGTTGTCGAGCACTGCACAGCTGATTACGTTGTTATTTGGTATTTATTTAATTTCGACCGGAAGTTTTACGCTGGGTTTATTGGTGAGTTATATTGCCTACACCACCAACTTTTATAATCCATTAAGGCAACTGGCAGCCCTATGGACGAGCTTTCAGGTAGCGATGGCCAGTTGGGATCGTATTTCGCAGATTTTAATGCTCGAAAGTGATTTAAAGCAGATCGAAGATAAAGGAACTGTTAACGGTGATGCTTTACTGGAATTTAGAAACGTGCATTTCTCTTACGATGAATCGAAAGAGATTTTGCACAACATTAACCTCAAATTTGAGAAAGGCAAAACCTATGCTTTAATCGGCCCAACTGGTGGCGGTAAAACCACTACGGCCTCGTTAATTTCGCGTTTATACGATTCTACCAAAGGAACTGTGCTGTTAAATGGCAAAGATATCCGTTCATTTTCGGCTGCAGAGCGAACACAGAAAATTGGTTTTATTTTACAGGAACCATTCTTATTTACCGGAACGGTGAAAGAAAATATCCTTTACGGCAACAGCCAGTACCAGAATGTAAGTGATGGGGAGCTCGAAAAAATAATTGAAGGAGCCAATTTAAATGCCCTCCTGGCCATTTTTGACGAGGGGTTGAATACACCAATTAACTCCCTATCGGATAGTATAAGTCTGGGCCAAAAGCAATTGATAGCCTTTATGCGTGCAGTTTTGCGCAATCCAGAGTTGCTGATCTTAGACGAAGCCACAGCAAATATCGATACCATTACTGAGCAACTTTTGAGCGATATTTTAAATAAATTATCAAAAGAAACCACATTGGTAATTATCGCACACCGTTTAAATACGATCGAAAATGCTGATGAAATTTATTTTGTGAATGAAGGCGAGGTGCAAAAGGCCGGTACGCTTAACGATGCATTAAATATGTTACTCAAAGGAAAGCGGGTAAGTTAA